In Nocardioides cavernae, a single genomic region encodes these proteins:
- a CDS encoding LLM class F420-dependent oxidoreductase gives MRLATLLMYDGNPRKAADEVVALERAGLDSVWVAEAYGFDAPTLMGYLAATTETVKIGSGILNIYSRTPGALLQTAAGLDNVSQGRAILGLGVSGPQVVEGFHGVPYRKPMARTAEVVDIIRRGLRREPLSADGEFHLPLTKEDGAVTGLGKPLKLLTRPERDSIPIWIAALGPKNVAQTAEIADGWIPHLFHPEKAHLVWGDALAAGNARRQEGLGPLQVMAGGMVAIGEGPDTKSLLDFARPIFALYVGGMGAKGKNFYNDVARSYGYEKEAEEIQDLYLSGKKREAEALVPTEWLEAANLVGPASYVRERIAAFREAGVTDLNITPVSEDPAATVAQVKEWVS, from the coding sequence ATGCGTCTCGCCACCCTGCTGATGTACGACGGCAACCCGCGCAAGGCCGCCGACGAGGTGGTCGCCCTGGAGCGGGCGGGACTCGACAGCGTGTGGGTCGCGGAGGCCTACGGCTTCGACGCCCCCACGCTGATGGGCTACCTGGCCGCCACGACCGAGACCGTGAAGATCGGCTCGGGCATCCTCAACATCTACTCACGCACCCCGGGCGCCCTGCTCCAGACCGCGGCCGGGCTGGACAACGTCAGCCAGGGCCGGGCGATCCTGGGTCTCGGGGTGAGCGGGCCGCAGGTGGTCGAGGGCTTCCACGGGGTGCCCTACCGCAAGCCGATGGCGCGCACCGCCGAGGTCGTCGACATCATCCGCCGCGGCCTCAGGCGCGAGCCGCTGTCGGCCGACGGCGAGTTCCACCTGCCACTGACCAAGGAGGACGGCGCCGTCACCGGCCTCGGCAAGCCGCTCAAGCTGCTCACCCGGCCCGAGCGCGACAGCATCCCGATCTGGATCGCCGCACTGGGCCCGAAGAACGTCGCGCAGACCGCCGAGATCGCCGACGGCTGGATCCCGCACCTCTTCCACCCCGAGAAGGCACACCTCGTCTGGGGTGACGCCCTCGCGGCCGGCAACGCCAGGCGACAGGAGGGCCTCGGTCCCCTGCAGGTGATGGCCGGCGGCATGGTGGCCATCGGCGAGGGCCCCGACACCAAGTCGCTGCTCGACTTCGCGCGCCCGATCTTCGCCCTCTACGTCGGCGGCATGGGCGCCAAGGGCAAGAACTTCTACAACGACGTCGCGCGGTCCTACGGGTACGAGAAGGAGGCGGAGGAGATCCAGGACCTCTACCTCTCCGGCAAGAAGCGGGAGGCCGAGGCGCTCGTCCCGACCGAGTGGCTCGAGGCCGCCAACCTCGTCGGCCCGGCGTCGTACGTCCGGGAGCGCATCGCCGCCTTCAGGGAGGCCGGGGTCACCGACCTCAACATCACGCCCGTCTCGGAGGATCCGGCCGCCACCGTGGCGCAGGTGAAGGAATGGGTGTCCTGA
- a CDS encoding nSTAND1 domain-containing NTPase, producing MGINVLGPLTVDGPGRLGPHDRVVLQALATRLGQPVRADELVDAVWGERPPASAHKNLQSCIVRLRKVLGTQAIETSPHGYVLAVPPDDLDAHDFEARVHRARALLAAGETDRVAFQLEQALAQWRGAAFADLTEWPPARREAGRLDELRLEAQEMHVDAMLRSGRAREALSDAHALVRATPLRERRWELLVLAQYQTGAQGEALRSLRQLRTVLARELGIDPSPEMGALEQSILNQDPSLMAPQPRTGNGECPWQGLKAYDVDDADRFFGRSRDVQACLDLLAAGSFAALVGPSGSGKSSIMRAGVLAVLRDRGRSIVLVTPTARPLDALTALPEGADERTVLAVDQTEEVFTLCDDPDERREFLDRLAREVARRPVVVTLRGDRLTQVTEHPEFSRLVERSLQLVGALDEAALREAITGPALMAGLVLQPGLVDLLVREVRDDPGALPLLSHALQETWRRREGNTMTVDGYHASGGIHGAVAQSAEQLYGSTPPDQRHLLRDLLLRLVSPGGEGEAVRTQVPRRLIAADEPHEQLVAMLVDARLVTSDAGVLEITHEALARAWPRLRGWLDDDVEGQRIRHHLSGAADAWDTLGRPDSELYRGVRLTRVLDWQSRTDSALTDAEREFLERARTVAELEEQTAADRARTQARLIRRLRIVLGGAVVLLALALVAGGFAAVQSDRANQNAGRAERAAVSADARRVGLRSQLTDDISLSLLLAVAGARLEDSPETRTNLMTALSMRPHLVRSAPPGGSYMEGLSVSPDGRWIAASDEANWMHLYDASTSRLLRSYDAGRPPRAGQAWIMGSFSPDSRQLAVVLESVESTDPVRLLDPDTMQPTATRLSSPGRQPAIGSDVQFSEDGRYLAASLETVPEQERAGVAAPTYVAVWDLRSPSTPPVRVPTGTAAQGIALSPDGSTLYTSAPLSAYRVASGTRIWRRSDITAFLGVDINTAGTVLALDGGNDGDGLLVGTAEGNTVATLRGHREAVSPDILFSHDDTLVGSSSRDGQLIVWDAATGRRLEGWDTFDPWGVGFSPDHDLVYGGGGDSMLRTWDLSLQNTYLQRTSQVGGSTAFAHAEISPNGQQVVFSWTDDTGKGWVRFADLVTGAITPPGRLRTSKDPWSLGAWHPEGRLYAARCEACPDSGAARLLDPTTGELIVKRKVVGGELNSLAYVDEGRSLFAGTWDGPPHVVDAETLRSRDEPLDVPPSCCATPIGGPGSTAMVYASSGDGISAHWQVIDVDTGDVTSEGNVDVFPAASVASPDGSTVAVGGDTGEIVVIDIASGAQRRSTSLGAPLVSLSYSDDGELLVSGASDGGASLWDAATLDLLGTVYPPHHGEPTPSSTQFIGDTRDVAIASHDGSTYRWDTEVDRALDFACQMAGRDLTEEEWTQVLPAQPYQSVCPQD from the coding sequence GTGGGGATCAACGTCCTTGGTCCGCTGACCGTGGACGGACCGGGCCGTCTCGGCCCCCACGACCGAGTCGTACTGCAAGCCCTGGCCACGCGGTTGGGGCAGCCGGTGCGGGCGGACGAGCTGGTCGACGCTGTCTGGGGCGAGCGGCCACCGGCGTCGGCGCACAAGAACCTCCAGTCCTGCATCGTCCGGCTCCGCAAGGTGCTCGGCACGCAGGCGATCGAGACCTCGCCCCACGGCTACGTGCTGGCCGTGCCACCCGACGACCTCGACGCCCACGACTTCGAGGCGCGCGTGCACCGGGCCCGCGCACTCCTCGCGGCGGGCGAGACCGACAGGGTGGCGTTCCAGCTCGAGCAGGCCCTCGCCCAGTGGCGCGGCGCAGCCTTCGCCGACCTCACGGAGTGGCCGCCGGCCCGCCGGGAGGCCGGGCGGCTGGACGAGCTGCGCCTGGAGGCACAGGAGATGCACGTCGACGCGATGCTGCGCAGCGGCAGGGCACGTGAGGCGCTCTCGGATGCCCACGCCCTCGTGCGGGCGACTCCGCTGCGGGAGCGCCGATGGGAGCTGCTCGTCCTCGCGCAGTACCAGACCGGCGCCCAGGGTGAGGCCCTGCGCTCCCTGCGCCAGCTGCGGACCGTCCTGGCACGCGAGCTCGGGATCGATCCCTCGCCGGAGATGGGCGCGCTGGAGCAATCGATCCTGAACCAGGACCCGAGCCTCATGGCGCCGCAGCCCCGCACGGGCAACGGTGAGTGCCCGTGGCAGGGCCTCAAGGCGTACGACGTCGACGACGCCGACCGGTTCTTCGGCCGCTCGCGTGACGTGCAGGCGTGCCTCGACCTCCTCGCGGCGGGCTCCTTCGCCGCGCTGGTCGGCCCATCAGGCTCTGGGAAGTCGTCAATCATGCGCGCGGGGGTGCTGGCCGTGCTCCGCGACCGGGGACGCTCGATCGTCCTCGTCACGCCCACCGCGCGTCCGCTCGACGCCCTCACCGCTCTGCCGGAGGGCGCCGACGAACGCACGGTCCTCGCAGTCGACCAGACCGAGGAGGTGTTCACCCTCTGTGACGACCCTGACGAGCGCAGGGAGTTCCTCGACCGGCTGGCCCGGGAGGTCGCCAGGCGGCCGGTCGTCGTGACCTTGCGCGGCGACCGGCTGACGCAGGTCACCGAGCACCCGGAGTTCAGCCGCCTGGTCGAGCGGTCACTCCAGCTCGTCGGGGCGTTGGACGAGGCCGCACTCCGTGAGGCCATCACCGGCCCGGCCCTGATGGCGGGGCTGGTCCTCCAGCCCGGCCTGGTGGACCTCCTCGTGCGCGAGGTCCGTGACGACCCCGGGGCACTTCCACTCCTATCGCACGCCCTGCAGGAGACCTGGCGGCGCCGCGAGGGCAACACGATGACCGTCGACGGGTACCACGCCAGCGGCGGGATCCATGGTGCTGTCGCCCAGTCCGCCGAACAGCTCTACGGCAGCACGCCCCCTGACCAGCGTCACCTGCTGCGCGACCTGCTGCTGCGCCTGGTCTCCCCCGGTGGCGAGGGTGAGGCAGTCCGCACCCAGGTCCCGCGCCGGCTGATCGCGGCCGACGAGCCTCACGAGCAGCTCGTCGCGATGCTCGTCGACGCCCGGCTGGTGACCAGCGACGCGGGCGTCCTCGAGATCACCCACGAGGCGCTGGCGCGAGCCTGGCCACGCCTGCGCGGCTGGCTCGACGACGACGTCGAGGGCCAGCGCATCCGTCACCACCTCAGCGGCGCAGCGGACGCATGGGACACCCTCGGCCGCCCGGACAGCGAGCTCTACCGCGGGGTACGCCTGACCCGCGTGCTGGATTGGCAGTCCCGCACGGACAGCGCGCTCACCGACGCCGAGCGGGAGTTCCTCGAGCGGGCACGCACCGTCGCCGAGCTCGAGGAACAGACCGCCGCCGATCGGGCCCGGACGCAGGCTCGCCTGATCCGCCGGCTGCGGATCGTGCTCGGCGGTGCAGTCGTCCTCCTCGCGCTCGCGCTCGTCGCCGGCGGGTTCGCCGCGGTCCAGTCCGACCGCGCCAACCAGAACGCCGGACGTGCCGAACGGGCGGCCGTCTCCGCGGACGCTCGGCGGGTCGGGCTCCGGTCGCAGCTCACCGACGACATCAGCCTCTCGCTGCTGCTCGCGGTCGCGGGTGCTCGACTCGAGGACTCGCCGGAGACCCGGACGAACCTGATGACCGCGCTCTCCATGCGCCCACACCTGGTCCGGTCGGCGCCGCCCGGCGGCAGCTACATGGAGGGCCTGAGCGTCAGTCCCGACGGCCGCTGGATCGCCGCATCCGACGAGGCCAACTGGATGCACCTCTACGACGCCTCCACCAGTCGCCTGCTGCGAAGCTACGACGCAGGCCGTCCGCCGCGCGCCGGGCAGGCGTGGATCATGGGATCGTTCAGCCCGGACAGCAGGCAGCTCGCGGTCGTCCTGGAGTCAGTGGAGTCCACGGATCCAGTGCGCCTCCTGGATCCCGACACCATGCAACCGACGGCCACGAGACTGTCCTCCCCCGGACGGCAACCGGCGATCGGGTCCGACGTCCAGTTCAGTGAGGACGGACGCTATCTCGCGGCCTCCCTCGAGACAGTGCCGGAGCAGGAACGAGCCGGGGTCGCCGCGCCGACCTACGTTGCCGTGTGGGACCTGCGCTCGCCGTCCACGCCGCCCGTTCGCGTACCCACCGGGACCGCGGCCCAGGGCATTGCTCTCAGCCCGGACGGCAGCACCCTGTACACATCCGCGCCGCTGTCGGCCTATCGGGTGGCGTCAGGCACGCGGATCTGGCGGCGCAGCGACATCACGGCGTTCCTGGGCGTCGACATCAACACCGCGGGGACCGTCCTGGCCCTCGACGGCGGGAACGACGGAGACGGGTTGTTGGTGGGCACGGCCGAGGGCAACACCGTTGCCACGCTTCGAGGACACCGGGAGGCCGTCTCCCCGGACATCCTGTTCTCGCACGACGACACACTCGTGGGCTCGAGCTCACGCGACGGTCAGCTCATCGTCTGGGACGCAGCAACCGGCCGGCGACTGGAGGGCTGGGACACCTTCGATCCGTGGGGCGTCGGTTTCAGTCCGGACCATGACCTGGTCTACGGCGGGGGCGGCGACTCGATGTTGCGCACGTGGGACCTGTCGCTGCAGAACACGTACCTGCAGAGGACGAGCCAGGTCGGTGGCTCCACGGCATTCGCGCACGCCGAGATCTCCCCCAACGGACAGCAGGTGGTCTTCAGCTGGACCGACGACACCGGCAAGGGGTGGGTCAGGTTCGCGGACCTCGTCACCGGAGCCATCACACCCCCGGGGCGCCTCCGGACGAGCAAGGACCCGTGGTCCCTCGGGGCCTGGCATCCCGAAGGCAGGCTGTACGCCGCACGCTGCGAGGCGTGCCCGGACTCGGGCGCCGCCCGTCTCCTCGACCCCACCACGGGCGAGCTCATCGTGAAGCGGAAGGTCGTCGGAGGCGAGCTCAACTCGCTCGCGTACGTCGACGAGGGCCGCAGCCTGTTCGCAGGCACCTGGGACGGGCCGCCCCACGTCGTCGACGCCGAGACCCTGCGGTCTCGCGACGAACCGTTGGACGTTCCGCCCTCCTGCTGCGCCACCCCGATCGGTGGCCCCGGGAGCACCGCGATGGTCTACGCGAGTTCGGGGGACGGCATCTCCGCCCACTGGCAGGTGATCGACGTCGACACGGGGGACGTGACGTCCGAGGGGAACGTCGACGTGTTCCCGGCCGCCTCGGTGGCCTCCCCGGACGGATCGACGGTCGCGGTGGGGGGTGACACCGGCGAAATCGTCGTCATCGACATCGCGTCCGGAGCGCAACGGCGATCCACCAGCCTGGGCGCCCCGCTGGTCTCGCTCAGCTACTCCGACGACGGAGAGCTGCTGGTCTCGGGCGCGAGCGACGGCGGCGCCAGTCTGTGGGACGCCGCGACGCTGGACCTCCTCGGCACCGTGTACCCGCCCCACCACGGCGAACCGACCCCGAGCAGCACCCAGTTCATCGGCGACACCCGCGACGTGGCGATCGCGTCCCACGACGGGTCGACCTACAGGTGGGACACCGAGGTCGACCGGGCCCTCGACTTCGCCTGCCAGATGGCCGGCCGCGACCTGACGGAGGAGGAGTGGACCCAGGTCCTTCCGGCCCAGCCGTACCAGTCCGTCTGCCCGCAGGACTGA
- a CDS encoding oxygenase MpaB family protein, giving the protein MGVLSLVHAPGRYANLRRIRSLDPEVDHDEILRLTARLEFPWDYTQGTGIAFMRDYGVPSIAAVLDRTREFEDHGTKRYDDTILIGDEATLDGIDSPRSYAALRRLNRIHGHYDIPDHELAYVLATTIVGPVRWIEAYGWRRLDDHELAAITKVTTRFGELMGIKGLPTTYDGYLALLVDYERRHFAHTPEATRLAEASIRIAKEVAPAPLRPLLRRVTIAVMDEPLREALGLPRQPRWLVRAVRGGLRARGRLLRLAPPRRTAYAHRPTSYPHGYRLEDLGPTTMLDALNRSAS; this is encoded by the coding sequence ATGGGTGTCCTGAGCCTCGTGCACGCCCCGGGCCGCTACGCCAACCTGCGCCGGATCCGGTCCCTGGACCCGGAGGTCGACCACGACGAGATCCTGCGGCTGACCGCCCGCCTCGAGTTCCCGTGGGACTACACGCAGGGCACCGGCATCGCCTTCATGCGCGACTACGGCGTCCCCTCGATCGCCGCCGTCCTCGATCGCACGCGGGAGTTCGAGGACCACGGCACCAAGCGCTACGACGACACCATCCTCATCGGCGACGAGGCCACCCTCGACGGCATCGACTCACCGCGCTCCTACGCCGCACTGCGCCGGCTCAACCGCATCCACGGCCACTACGACATCCCCGACCACGAGCTCGCCTACGTCCTCGCCACCACCATCGTCGGCCCCGTCCGCTGGATCGAGGCCTACGGCTGGCGCCGCCTCGACGACCACGAGCTCGCCGCGATCACGAAGGTGACCACCCGCTTCGGCGAGCTGATGGGGATCAAGGGCCTGCCCACGACGTACGACGGGTACCTGGCGCTGCTCGTCGACTACGAGCGCCGCCACTTCGCCCACACCCCGGAGGCCACCCGGCTGGCCGAGGCATCGATCCGGATCGCGAAGGAGGTCGCGCCGGCGCCGCTGCGACCCCTGCTGCGGCGCGTCACCATCGCGGTCATGGACGAGCCGCTGCGCGAGGCGCTCGGCCTGCCGCGCCAGCCGCGGTGGCTCGTCCGGGCGGTGCGCGGCGGGTTGCGGGCACGCGGGCGGCTGCTGCGGCTCGCTCCCCCACGCCGGACGGCGTACGCCCACCGGCCGACCAGCTACCCGCACGGCTACCGGCTCGAGGACCTCGGGCCGACCACGATGCTCGACGCGCTCAACAGGTCGGCGTCATGA